The proteins below come from a single Chryseobacterium capnotolerans genomic window:
- a CDS encoding T9SS type A sorting domain-containing protein, giving the protein MTKKLFEKLTAALMTLIMSAVVFAQQGYEPIRGMGVEAKPVNNSGICLACYNGSMNPVVDANLDNSVNMGNFASLISGNGISVKNNNTNYPAGYITGFNVDLGTSFITIDLLSSLRISTYKNGVLQETTTSSTLLSVPAFGGSKNRIFLHFKTSKEFNEVRLYQTNVLSVFSAMNVYYAFAFDPARVPVDNNGICDDIIAGSGVDGNVSGGSSFLAPLSYVQNKENIGDGNKNSFGKIVLPIGLLGSYSVGVLDKNQIYPAGNRTGFVIEPDDQGKLLSAEFLKNITIETYLFGQLQDSKQLSDGGGLINIKVLGYGSGKQKVTLTTSKPFNEVRLKITQTVGFNLGALKVYYAFEEPISCECDDKIQTSGSAVPGNLVTGSSWTSGPGFLGLILAKMTSPEAIVDNNPSNYATATVPAASLFSIFSAFATVSSNSTLPANTMAGFTVEKAGNLLGVSVLENITVTLYNGNSVTDTFTSSGSLISGNFFTTNSNKFYVGGKATKPFNRMKITFNSGTAVRFPQSYYIYNAFASKDDDNDGVPNCFDRCPNGDDSIDNNGNGIPDCAEGCTVVNDKSPTLDTDGDGIVDACDFDSDNDGIPDSIEDFDKNTKFEDDDLEGDILITPILGDAIPNYRDLDSDNDGILDLFESGIPISVINQIDADHNGIIDSGVAVGKNGLADILETYPDSGTLKYPIKNTDGDNLPDFLDITSNGSDFDLYQIGKGNLDTLGGGFISTINDSDKDGIQAVVDTDLVKRGAPNSPLSPYASLLKNGLNSSSKMNGTSEIRETANDIKIYPNPVKAGESLMVTSAEEGTYTLFSAEGKVVKSGKFSARTGIDTSALPTGIYIINVETKSTVKSYKVIVK; this is encoded by the coding sequence ATGACCAAAAAATTATTCGAGAAATTAACTGCAGCTCTTATGACATTGATAATGTCTGCTGTAGTTTTTGCCCAACAGGGTTACGAGCCTATCCGAGGGATGGGAGTAGAAGCAAAGCCTGTAAATAACTCTGGGATTTGCCTTGCATGTTATAACGGAAGTATGAATCCGGTAGTGGATGCTAATCTGGATAATAGTGTGAATATGGGGAATTTCGCCTCTTTAATAAGTGGAAACGGAATTTCTGTGAAAAATAACAATACCAATTATCCGGCAGGATATATTACAGGATTTAATGTAGATCTTGGAACAAGCTTTATTACGATTGATCTTTTAAGCTCTTTAAGAATCAGTACATATAAAAATGGAGTGCTTCAGGAGACAACAACAAGTAGTACACTTTTATCAGTACCGGCATTCGGAGGGAGCAAGAATAGGATATTCTTACACTTTAAGACTTCTAAAGAATTTAATGAAGTAAGATTATATCAAACTAATGTCCTTTCCGTATTTAGTGCAATGAATGTGTATTATGCATTTGCATTTGATCCTGCCAGAGTACCGGTAGATAATAATGGAATTTGTGATGATATCATTGCAGGAAGTGGTGTAGATGGTAATGTATCTGGAGGCAGCAGTTTCCTTGCTCCGCTTTCCTATGTTCAGAATAAAGAGAATATCGGAGACGGGAATAAAAACTCTTTCGGGAAAATTGTTCTTCCTATAGGATTGTTAGGATCTTATTCAGTAGGAGTTTTGGATAAGAACCAGATATATCCTGCAGGAAACAGAACCGGATTTGTCATTGAACCTGATGATCAGGGAAAATTATTAAGTGCTGAGTTCTTAAAAAATATTACTATTGAAACGTACTTGTTCGGACAGCTTCAGGATTCTAAACAACTTTCAGATGGTGGAGGTTTGATTAATATTAAAGTTCTTGGATATGGTTCAGGGAAACAAAAAGTGACTTTAACAACTTCTAAGCCTTTCAATGAAGTGAGATTAAAAATTACTCAGACAGTAGGATTCAATCTTGGAGCGCTTAAAGTGTATTATGCTTTTGAGGAGCCGATCTCTTGTGAATGTGATGATAAAATTCAAACCAGCGGCTCAGCAGTTCCTGGAAATTTAGTTACAGGATCAAGCTGGACATCAGGACCTGGGTTCTTGGGGCTTATTTTGGCTAAAATGACAAGCCCGGAAGCCATTGTGGATAACAATCCATCTAATTATGCAACAGCAACAGTTCCTGCTGCTTCTCTTTTCAGTATTTTCTCGGCATTTGCTACAGTAAGCAGCAATAGTACGCTTCCTGCTAACACAATGGCTGGATTCACTGTAGAAAAGGCTGGAAACCTTTTGGGAGTAAGTGTGCTCGAAAATATTACGGTAACATTGTATAACGGAAATTCTGTAACAGATACCTTTACAAGCTCTGGAAGCCTTATCAGTGGAAATTTCTTTACCACCAATTCTAATAAATTTTATGTAGGTGGAAAAGCTACAAAGCCTTTTAACAGAATGAAGATTACTTTCAACAGTGGTACGGCTGTTCGTTTTCCTCAGAGCTATTATATCTATAATGCGTTTGCTAGTAAAGATGATGATAATGATGGTGTTCCGAATTGTTTCGACCGTTGCCCTAATGGTGATGATAGTATAGACAATAATGGAAATGGTATTCCTGATTGTGCAGAAGGATGTACGGTAGTGAATGATAAGTCGCCAACATTGGATACAGATGGAGATGGAATTGTTGATGCATGTGATTTTGATTCAGATAATGATGGTATTCCAGATTCTATAGAAGATTTTGATAAAAACACAAAATTTGAAGATGATGACTTGGAAGGAGATATCTTGATTACTCCTATTTTGGGAGATGCTATTCCAAATTATCGTGATCTTGATTCTGACAATGATGGAATTTTAGATCTGTTTGAATCGGGTATTCCAATCTCTGTAATTAATCAGATTGATGCAGATCATAATGGTATTATTGATAGTGGTGTTGCAGTTGGGAAAAATGGGTTAGCTGATATTTTGGAAACGTACCCAGACTCTGGCACGTTGAAATATCCAATCAAAAATACAGATGGAGATAATTTACCTGACTTCCTTGATATTACTTCGAATGGTTCAGACTTTGATCTCTATCAGATAGGGAAAGGTAACCTTGATACATTAGGTGGAGGATTTATCTCTACAATTAATGATAGTGATAAGGATGGTATTCAGGCTGTAGTAGATACAGATCTTGTAAAAAGAGGAGCTCCAAATTCTCCGCTTTCTCCGTATGCTTCATTGCTTAAAAATGGCTTGAATAGTTCTTCAAAAATGAACGGAACTTCAGAAATAAGAGAGACTGCAAATGATATAAAGATCTATCCTAACCCTGTAAAAGCTGGAGAAAGCCTTATGGTTACATCGGCTGAAGAAGGAACTTATACTTTATTCTCTGCAGAAGGAAAGGTTGTGAAGTCTGGTAAATTCTCTGCACGTACAGGTATTGATACCTCTGCGTTGCCTACAGGAATTTATATTATTAATGTAGAAACTAAATCAACAGTGAAATCTTATAAGGTTATTGTGAAATAA